A part of Benincasa hispida cultivar B227 unplaced genomic scaffold, ASM972705v1 Contig1796, whole genome shotgun sequence genomic DNA contains:
- the LOC120069034 gene encoding UPF0329 protein ECU05_1680/ECU11_0050-like, producing ETANSKSYEGPIRVALEEAVAEKEPEVAEEKKKKKKIKEKRVEGDDEAHPIKKKERRMDEKRECRRKERRLKKEEERKKRAESPELDGESTSIKGDKRESAQLRESV from the coding sequence gaaactgcTAACTCAAAATCTtatgagggacccatcagggtCGCTTTGGAGGAAGCGGTGGCAGAGAAGGAGCCTGAAGTggctgaagagaagaaaaagaagaagaagatcaaagagaAGAGGGTTGAAGGAGATGACGAAGCCCATCCAAtcaagaaaaaggaaaggaggATGGATGAGAAGAGGGAATGTAGGCGGAAGGAGAGGcgcctgaagaaggaagaagagaggAAAAAGAGGGCTGAAAGCCCAGAACTAGACGGAGAATCCACCTCCATAAAAGGAGATAAGAGGGAGTCAGCGCAATTGAGAGAATCAGTGTAA